CCAAAAAACATGTCAAACGTGCTCACGAACGTAACCGGATAAAGCGCCTCACACGCGAAAGCTTCCGTTTGCATCAGCATACGTTACCGTCTATGGATTTTGTCGTTTTGGTGAAAAAGGGTGTGGCTGACCTCGATAACCGTGCGTTGACGGAAGCTTTGGAAAAATTATGGCGTCGCCACTGTCGCCAGGCTCCCGCATCCTGATCGGGCTAATCAGGGGCTATCAGCTCGTGATTAGTCCGCTGCTGGGGCCGCGTTGTCGTTTCCATCCGACATGCTCTCATTACGGAATTGAGGCATTGCGCCGGTTTGGGATGATAAAAGGCAGTTGGTTAACACTGAAGCGCGTATTAAAATGCCACCCTTTGAACCCAGGTGGCGATGATCCCGTGCCGCCGAAACCCGACGATAACAGAGAACACTAACGATGGATTCGCAACGCAATCTTCTACTCATCGCTCTGCTGTTCGTGTCTTTCATGATCTGGCAAGCCTGGCAAGTGGACAACAGTCCACAACCAGCCGCTCAGACCACGCAACAGACAGCGAATACCGCTACCGGTGATAAAGCAAGCCAGGCTGTGCCAGGCAGTGGTCAGGGCCAATTGATTACTGTAAAAACTGATGTGCTGTCTCTGACCATTAATACCCGTGGCGGTGACATCGAGCAAGCTAACCTGCTGGCTTACCCGGATGCTCTGGGTTCAGATAAAACGTTTGAATTACTGGAAACCACACCAGCTTTCGTTTATCAGGCGCAAAGTGGC
The sequence above is drawn from the Yersinia intermedia genome and encodes:
- the yidD gene encoding membrane protein insertion efficiency factor YidD, with protein sequence MASPLSPGSRILIGLIRGYQLVISPLLGPRCRFHPTCSHYGIEALRRFGMIKGSWLTLKRVLKCHPLNPGGDDPVPPKPDDNREH
- the rnpA gene encoding ribonuclease P protein component; this encodes MVKLAFPRELRLLTPSHFTFVFQQPQRAGTPQITILGRLNELGHPRIGLTVAKKHVKRAHERNRIKRLTRESFRLHQHTLPSMDFVVLVKKGVADLDNRALTEALEKLWRRHCRQAPAS